A DNA window from Amycolatopsis sp. DSM 110486 contains the following coding sequences:
- a CDS encoding GAF domain-containing protein — translation MSEHDEADPGRLTFPDQPRLELDQLLAQLIERAQEVIGTQGRLRGLLRATQMITSDLALPALLRRIVDAAHELIGARYAALGVIGADGRLEEFVHVGMDADALTRIGHLPEGKGLLGALIDDPRPIRWTRLQDDPRSIGFPPGHPPMESFLGVPIRVRESVFGNLYFADGERGRFSPQDEQLALALAAAAGSAIDNARLYETARSQQAWLRASGAIARELLSFDPGSPLDLVANHTRELAVADLVTIVRPSGDPRWLRVDRAVGLQSEALLGMLVPAEATMSGTVMATGKPRAGSWPQERARLSRAPVIELDIDAVFAVPLTSNGRVTGVLTAARRAGRPAFTDEDLEMAAGFADQAAVAIELAEARAEQQRNALHDERDRIAAELHDEIVQRLYAASLSLQTTRALAKAPVVAERLRDTIADLDDVINHVQATVFRLDDVSPVRQVLLRNEVLRVVAEAESSLGLVPATRFAGKLDTYPVDAVVPFLGEALRLVAAHAAATAVSVEITADARRLTAVVGCDGPGDITQVAAPELAALDQRARERGGMLNLERGTGQTRLSWSVPR, via the coding sequence GTGAGCGAACACGACGAAGCCGACCCTGGCCGGTTGACGTTCCCCGACCAGCCTCGGCTTGAGCTGGACCAGCTGCTGGCCCAGCTGATCGAACGCGCCCAAGAAGTCATCGGCACTCAGGGCCGCCTGAGAGGCCTTCTGCGGGCGACCCAGATGATCACCAGCGACCTCGCTCTCCCGGCGTTGCTGCGGCGGATCGTCGACGCCGCGCACGAGCTGATCGGCGCGCGATACGCGGCACTCGGGGTGATCGGTGCGGACGGGCGGCTCGAGGAGTTCGTGCACGTCGGCATGGACGCGGACGCCCTCACCCGGATTGGGCACCTGCCCGAGGGCAAGGGCCTGCTCGGCGCACTCATCGACGACCCGCGGCCGATCCGGTGGACTCGGCTCCAGGACGACCCACGTTCGATCGGGTTCCCCCCGGGGCACCCGCCGATGGAGAGCTTCCTCGGGGTGCCGATCCGCGTGCGGGAAAGCGTTTTCGGGAACCTGTATTTTGCTGACGGGGAGCGGGGCCGGTTCAGCCCGCAGGACGAGCAGCTCGCGCTCGCACTGGCTGCCGCGGCGGGCAGTGCCATCGACAATGCGCGGTTGTACGAGACCGCGCGGAGCCAGCAGGCCTGGCTTCGCGCATCGGGCGCCATCGCGCGTGAGCTCCTGTCGTTCGATCCGGGAAGTCCTCTGGATCTGGTCGCGAACCACACACGGGAACTGGCCGTCGCGGATCTGGTCACGATCGTCCGTCCGAGCGGCGACCCCCGCTGGCTGCGGGTTGATCGCGCGGTGGGACTCCAGTCGGAGGCCTTGCTCGGCATGCTCGTCCCCGCTGAGGCCACGATGTCCGGGACGGTGATGGCGACCGGAAAACCGAGGGCGGGCTCATGGCCGCAGGAACGAGCACGATTGAGCCGCGCACCGGTGATCGAGCTGGATATCGACGCCGTGTTCGCTGTGCCGCTGACCAGCAATGGCCGGGTGACGGGGGTCCTGACTGCCGCGCGCCGCGCCGGTCGGCCGGCGTTCACCGACGAGGATCTGGAGATGGCCGCGGGGTTCGCGGACCAGGCCGCGGTGGCGATCGAACTGGCGGAGGCGCGGGCCGAGCAGCAGCGCAACGCGTTGCATGACGAGCGCGACCGGATTGCCGCCGAGTTGCACGATGAGATCGTGCAACGGCTGTACGCGGCGAGCCTGTCCTTGCAGACCACGCGGGCTTTGGCGAAGGCGCCTGTCGTTGCCGAGCGCCTGCGCGACACGATCGCCGACCTGGACGACGTCATCAACCACGTCCAGGCGACCGTCTTCCGGCTCGACGACGTGTCGCCTGTCCGGCAGGTGCTGCTGCGCAACGAAGTGCTGCGCGTGGTGGCGGAAGCTGAATCGTCACTGGGGCTCGTTCCGGCCACCCGGTTCGCCGGAAAGCTGGACACCTATCCCGTCGACGCTGTGGTCCCGTTCCTCGGGGAGGCGTTGCGGCTGGTCGCCGCTCACGCCGCGGCCACGGCGGTGAGCGTGGAGATCACCGCGGATGCGCGCCGGCTCACCGCCGTTGTGGGGTGTGACGGGCCGGGCGACATCACGCAGGTGGCGGCGCCGGAGCTGGCTGCTCTGGACCAGCGAGCGCGGGAACGTGGCGGCATGCTGAACCTCGAACGCGGAACGGGGCAGACCCGGCTGAGCTGGTCGGTACCGCGCTGA
- a CDS encoding HPP family protein: MRARDLMSAPVVTVHPWAPAKEAAEVLSEHGFTALPVVDDDERLIGIVTEADLIRGRIPADTRSAHLRPEPSAPVDTTVEQVMSTPVTAMSSGTDVADLCQALVDAKIRAMPIVDGSRVVGIVTRGDVVRVLAREDAAIAVDVRHWLEIYGGTGRWKVEVHDGLVRIVDRYDDTTDRHVATLLALAVPGVVGAETVSSGEDPWS, from the coding sequence ATGCGTGCACGAGACCTGATGTCCGCGCCGGTGGTGACGGTCCATCCATGGGCGCCGGCAAAAGAGGCCGCGGAGGTGCTGTCCGAGCACGGATTCACCGCACTGCCGGTGGTCGACGACGACGAACGTCTCATCGGCATCGTCACCGAAGCCGACCTGATCCGCGGCCGGATCCCGGCCGACACCCGGTCGGCGCATCTGCGTCCCGAACCTTCTGCGCCGGTCGACACGACCGTGGAGCAGGTGATGAGCACGCCGGTCACCGCGATGTCTTCCGGCACCGACGTGGCCGATCTCTGCCAGGCCCTGGTCGACGCGAAGATCCGGGCGATGCCGATCGTCGACGGCAGCCGCGTGGTGGGCATCGTCACCCGGGGAGACGTGGTCCGGGTGCTGGCGCGCGAGGACGCCGCGATCGCGGTGGACGTGCGTCACTGGCTCGAAATCTACGGCGGGACGGGCCGCTGGAAGGTCGAGGTCCACGACGGGCTCGTGCGCATTGTCGACCGCTACGACGACACAACCGACCGTCACGTTGCCACCCTGCTCGCGCTCGCGGTGCCCGGCGTAGTCGGCGCCGAAACAGTTTCGTCCGGAGAGGACCCTTGGTCATGA
- a CDS encoding response regulator transcription factor: protein MLRVFLVDDHEVVRRGVAELLEDDDELTVVGQAISVSQALARIPALRPDVAVLDVRLPDGSGIELARELLSKLVGLKCLMLTSYTDEQAMLDAVLAGASGYVIKDIKGLDLVSAVREVGAGKSLLDAHAAAALMAKLRDTAEKKGPLAQLSEQERSLLELIGEGLTNRQIAERMFLAEKTVKNYVSRLLTKLGMERRTQAAVLATELRGKRG, encoded by the coding sequence ATGCTGCGGGTGTTCCTGGTCGACGACCACGAAGTGGTTCGGCGAGGGGTTGCCGAACTGCTCGAGGACGACGACGAGCTGACCGTTGTCGGACAGGCCATCAGCGTGTCGCAGGCGTTGGCTCGCATCCCGGCGCTGCGGCCGGACGTCGCGGTGCTGGACGTGCGGTTGCCGGACGGCAGCGGCATCGAGCTGGCGCGCGAGCTGCTGTCGAAACTGGTGGGGCTGAAGTGTCTGATGCTCACGTCCTACACCGACGAGCAGGCGATGCTCGACGCCGTGCTCGCCGGTGCCAGCGGCTACGTCATCAAGGACATCAAGGGCCTCGACCTGGTGTCCGCGGTGCGTGAGGTGGGGGCCGGCAAGTCCTTGCTCGACGCCCACGCGGCGGCGGCGCTGATGGCGAAGCTGCGCGACACTGCGGAAAAGAAAGGCCCGTTGGCGCAGCTTTCCGAGCAGGAACGGAGCTTGCTGGAACTGATCGGCGAGGGGCTGACCAACCGGCAGATCGCCGAGCGTATGTTCCTGGCGGAGAAGACTGTGAAGAACTACGTCTCGCGGCTGCTGACGAAACTCGGGATGGAGCGGCGTACCCAGGCCGCGGTGCTCGCGACGGAGTTGCGGGGTAAGAGAGGGTAG
- a CDS encoding DUF1918 domain-containing protein, producing MHAQPGDWLIVKGVRVDLPEQRGRILAVGGPDGTPPFTVRWLADDHVSTVFPGPDGVVLTEAEITERDEQDRLRFERLRALRRAGGARNVRA from the coding sequence ATGCACGCACAACCGGGCGACTGGCTCATCGTGAAGGGGGTTCGGGTAGACCTACCCGAACAGCGGGGCCGGATCCTCGCTGTCGGCGGGCCGGACGGGACACCGCCCTTCACCGTCCGCTGGCTCGCCGACGACCACGTGTCGACGGTATTTCCCGGACCGGACGGCGTCGTCCTGACCGAAGCCGAGATCACCGAGCGCGACGAACAGGACCGGCTCCGGTTCGAGCGCCTGCGCGCCCTGCGGCGGGCGGGAGGTGCACGCAATGTCCGGGCGTGA
- a CDS encoding phosphoketolase — protein sequence MTALDTTAATLSPVELAQVDSQWRAANYLTVGQIYLMANPLLKEPLVAGQVKPRLLGHWGTSPGLNFVYAHLNRAILTHDLDAMFVTGPGHGGPALRAHTWLEGTYSELWPEVSRDEEGLHQLFRQFSFPGGVPSHVSPHVPGSIHEGGELGYSLAHAFGAAFDNPGLLVACVVGDGEAETGPLATSWQASRFLDSRRDGAVLPILHLNGYKIANPTVLSRIPPSELDSLLRGAGWAPVYVEGDQPAAMHQAMAAALDAVVADLAVQQRSRSRRPWPMIVLRSPKGWTGPATVDGKQVEGTWRAHQVPLARVREDPEHLHALEVWLRSYRPDELFDARGRPTAAVTALVPRGHRRMGANPHANGGVLLQPLALPEVAEHAMPVSEPGATSAEPTRVLGRFLREVFRRNAEQANFRLFGPDETASNRLDAVYDVTAKAWQLTVVGTDEHLAPEGRVLEVLSEHLCQGWLEGYLLSGRHGLFSCYEAFAHIVDSMVNQHVKWLRTHRDIPWRRPVASLNYLLTSHVWRQDHNGFSHQDPGFVDHVANKSPEVVRAYFPPDTNTLLEVAAHCLRSRDYVNVIVAGKNETPDWLDAQEAALHCARGVGIWEWASTHLDREPDVVLACAGDAPTLEVLAAASILRAELPDLAVRVVNVVDLMRLQPAAEHPHGLGDREFDALFTPDRPVIFAYHGYPWLIHRLAYRRTNHAEFHVRGYTEHGTTTTPFDMLVLNYMDRFQLVIDVIDRVPGLVATAGVLRQRMTQAQDRHRRWINEHGEDLPEVLEWKWVG from the coding sequence GTGACGGCTCTCGACACCACCGCCGCGACGCTGTCGCCGGTCGAGCTGGCTCAGGTCGACTCCCAATGGCGGGCGGCCAACTACCTGACTGTGGGGCAGATCTACCTCATGGCCAACCCGTTGCTGAAGGAACCGCTTGTGGCCGGGCAGGTCAAACCGCGCCTGCTCGGCCACTGGGGGACCTCGCCCGGGCTGAACTTCGTCTACGCGCACCTCAACCGCGCGATCCTGACTCACGACCTGGACGCGATGTTCGTCACCGGTCCCGGCCACGGCGGGCCCGCACTGCGGGCGCACACGTGGCTCGAGGGCACGTACTCCGAGCTGTGGCCCGAGGTTTCCCGCGACGAGGAGGGATTGCATCAGCTCTTCCGGCAGTTCTCCTTCCCCGGCGGCGTGCCGAGCCACGTCTCCCCGCACGTCCCGGGCTCGATCCACGAAGGGGGTGAGCTGGGGTATTCCCTCGCTCACGCGTTCGGCGCCGCGTTCGACAACCCGGGCCTGCTCGTCGCCTGCGTCGTCGGTGATGGTGAAGCCGAGACGGGACCGCTGGCCACCAGCTGGCAGGCGAGCCGGTTCCTCGACTCGCGCCGCGACGGCGCCGTGCTGCCGATTCTGCACCTCAACGGCTACAAAATCGCCAACCCCACGGTGCTGTCGCGGATCCCGCCGTCCGAACTGGATTCGCTGCTGCGCGGGGCCGGTTGGGCACCGGTGTACGTGGAGGGCGACCAGCCGGCGGCGATGCACCAGGCGATGGCGGCCGCGCTCGACGCCGTAGTCGCCGATCTGGCAGTGCAGCAGCGGAGTCGGAGCAGGCGGCCCTGGCCGATGATCGTGTTGCGGTCTCCGAAGGGTTGGACTGGGCCGGCCACTGTGGACGGTAAGCAGGTGGAGGGAACCTGGCGCGCGCACCAGGTTCCGCTCGCGCGGGTGCGAGAGGACCCCGAGCACCTGCACGCGCTGGAGGTGTGGTTGCGGTCCTACCGGCCCGACGAGCTGTTCGACGCACGCGGCCGGCCCACCGCTGCGGTCACCGCGTTGGTTCCCCGCGGGCACCGGCGAATGGGCGCGAACCCGCACGCTAATGGCGGCGTCCTGCTGCAACCGCTGGCTCTTCCCGAGGTCGCTGAGCACGCGATGCCCGTGAGCGAACCGGGAGCGACGTCCGCGGAGCCGACGCGGGTGCTGGGACGGTTCCTGCGCGAGGTGTTCCGGCGCAACGCAGAACAGGCGAACTTCCGGCTGTTCGGGCCGGACGAGACGGCGTCCAATCGCCTCGATGCCGTGTACGACGTCACTGCCAAGGCCTGGCAGCTGACCGTCGTCGGGACCGACGAGCATCTCGCGCCGGAGGGCCGTGTGCTGGAGGTGCTTTCAGAGCACCTGTGCCAGGGCTGGCTGGAGGGCTACCTGCTCAGCGGCCGCCACGGCCTGTTCTCCTGTTATGAGGCGTTCGCGCACATCGTGGACTCTATGGTCAACCAGCATGTCAAGTGGCTGCGCACACACCGCGATATCCCGTGGCGGCGGCCGGTGGCATCGCTGAACTACCTGCTCACCTCCCACGTGTGGCGGCAGGACCACAACGGCTTCTCCCATCAGGATCCCGGATTCGTCGACCACGTGGCGAACAAGAGCCCGGAGGTCGTGCGCGCGTACTTCCCGCCGGACACCAACACCTTGCTCGAGGTCGCCGCGCACTGCCTGCGCAGCCGGGACTACGTGAACGTGATCGTGGCGGGCAAGAACGAGACGCCCGACTGGCTCGACGCGCAGGAGGCCGCGCTGCACTGCGCCCGAGGCGTCGGCATCTGGGAGTGGGCGAGCACCCACCTCGACCGTGAGCCCGACGTCGTCCTCGCCTGCGCCGGCGATGCCCCCACACTGGAGGTTCTCGCCGCCGCCTCGATCCTGCGCGCAGAACTCCCGGACCTGGCGGTGCGCGTAGTGAACGTCGTCGACCTCATGCGGCTGCAACCGGCCGCCGAACACCCCCACGGCCTGGGCGACCGCGAGTTCGACGCACTGTTCACCCCCGACCGTCCAGTGATCTTCGCTTACCACGGCTACCCGTGGCTCATTCACCGGCTCGCCTACCGCCGGACCAACCACGCCGAATTCCACGTCCGCGGCTACACCGAACACGGCACCACGACTACACCGTTCGACATGTTGGTGCTCAACTACATGGACCGCTTCCAGCTGGTGATCGACGTGATCGACCGCGTGCCGGGTCTCGTCGCGACGGCTGGCGTGCTGCGGCAGAGGATGACCCAGGCGCAGGACCGACACCGGCGGTGGATCAACGAGCACGGCGAGGATTTGCCTGAGGTGTTGGAATGGAAGTGGGTGGGCTGA
- a CDS encoding GAF domain-containing sensor histidine kinase, producing the protein MSAKTSAGGDRRLSETLSQLKLRETLRDLQDRIEVLIGTRDKMDGLLDAVLAVASGLELDTTLRRIVQAAVDLGEARYGALGVVGDGTGLAEFVYLGIDAETRERIGHLPEGHGLLGLVIDDAKPLRLEEISGHPASVGFPVNHPPMHSFLGVPVRVRDEVFGNLYLTEKQGAEAFTDDDEAIVQALAAAAGIAIENAHLYEQTRIRQRWLGATSEVTTELLGGTDPVDALDLIASRALELTSSDVTMLALPGGGRLDTDDDAEPDDLTVTVCVGDPADPLTGLRIDVAGTVPGAVFRDRTPRRFSELRLAPDRQYGPALVVPLRAADRTSGVLIAMREPGAPEFETAQLRVVASFADQAALALQLAAQQRAARELDVLSDRDRIARDLHDHVIQRLFAVGLTMQSTRRRAKDPDLQHRLQESIDQMHEIVHEIRTAIFDLHGGEAGEIRLRHRLHDAIAELTDDAPLHPTVSMSGTLDTVPPQLADHVEAVVREAVSNAVRHSAATTLTVAVAVREGKVTISVVDDGTGLPAEVSVSGLGNLRERAESVGGTFALDSRPGCGVRLDWAAPLR; encoded by the coding sequence ATGTCGGCCAAGACGTCCGCAGGCGGCGACCGGAGGTTGTCCGAGACCCTGTCGCAGCTGAAGTTGCGGGAAACCCTGCGCGACCTACAGGACCGCATCGAGGTGCTGATCGGTACGCGGGACAAGATGGACGGCCTGCTCGACGCGGTCCTCGCGGTCGCATCGGGACTTGAGCTCGACACCACTTTGCGCCGGATCGTGCAGGCCGCAGTCGATCTGGGTGAGGCGCGCTACGGCGCGCTGGGCGTGGTTGGAGACGGCACCGGCCTCGCGGAGTTCGTCTACCTCGGCATCGACGCGGAGACGCGCGAGCGAATTGGGCACCTGCCTGAGGGACACGGCTTGTTGGGCCTGGTGATCGACGATGCGAAGCCGCTTCGGCTGGAGGAGATTTCGGGGCACCCTGCGTCGGTCGGTTTCCCCGTGAACCATCCGCCGATGCACTCGTTCCTGGGGGTTCCCGTCCGCGTGCGCGACGAGGTGTTCGGCAACCTGTACCTCACTGAGAAGCAGGGGGCGGAGGCGTTCACAGACGACGACGAGGCGATCGTCCAGGCCTTGGCCGCGGCGGCTGGAATCGCGATCGAGAACGCGCACCTGTACGAGCAGACGCGGATCCGCCAGCGGTGGCTCGGCGCGACCAGCGAGGTCACCACAGAGCTGCTGGGGGGAACCGATCCGGTCGACGCGCTGGACCTGATCGCGAGCAGGGCCCTTGAATTGACGTCGTCCGACGTGACGATGCTCGCGTTGCCCGGGGGCGGCCGACTCGACACCGACGATGACGCAGAGCCCGATGACCTCACGGTCACGGTGTGTGTAGGTGACCCCGCGGATCCGCTGACCGGCCTGCGTATCGACGTCGCCGGCACCGTGCCCGGTGCGGTGTTTCGGGACCGCACTCCTCGGCGCTTCTCCGAACTCCGGCTCGCGCCCGATCGCCAGTACGGTCCTGCGCTCGTGGTTCCGCTGCGCGCGGCGGACCGGACCTCCGGAGTGCTGATCGCGATGCGGGAACCCGGTGCGCCGGAGTTCGAGACGGCGCAGCTGCGGGTGGTGGCGTCGTTCGCCGACCAAGCCGCGCTGGCGCTGCAGCTGGCGGCGCAGCAGCGGGCGGCCCGGGAGCTTGATGTCCTGTCCGACCGCGACCGCATCGCGCGGGACCTGCACGATCACGTGATTCAGCGGTTGTTCGCTGTCGGGCTGACGATGCAGAGCACGCGGCGGCGGGCGAAGGACCCGGACCTTCAGCACCGGCTCCAGGAGAGCATCGACCAGATGCACGAGATCGTGCACGAGATCCGGACCGCGATCTTCGACCTGCACGGCGGGGAGGCAGGGGAGATCCGGCTGCGCCATCGGCTGCACGACGCCATCGCCGAACTCACCGACGACGCACCCCTGCACCCGACGGTGAGCATGTCGGGCACGCTCGACACCGTGCCGCCACAGCTGGCCGACCACGTCGAGGCGGTGGTGCGCGAGGCCGTGAGCAACGCCGTGCGCCATTCCGCCGCCACGACGCTCACCGTCGCAGTGGCGGTAAGGGAGGGAAAGGTCACGATTTCGGTGGTGGACGACGGAACCGGGCTGCCGGCGGAAGTCTCCGTCAGCGGCTTGGGCAATCTCCGGGAGCGCGCCGAGTCAGTGGGCGGCACGTTCGCCCTCGACTCCCGGCCCGGGTGCGGGGTGCGGCTCGACTGGGCCGCTCCGTTGCGTTGA
- a CDS encoding universal stress protein, with protein MTTRNSTTVVVGVDGSPGADEAVHWAARLVSGRALELEIVHCLQVAALYYGGASAGSDVLFDQLRQEGDRIVAKAREQALFVDAALTVRTEVLTDAAPASLIERSRRVRMIVVGRSGTGGFAGMLVGATAATVASHAYCPVAVVRGRHGEGPVPLDGPVVVGVDGTPNSEAAIGVAFEEADFRSVPLVAVHAWNDVTYDSADSTARLMPQPESLEPTEERLLAQRLAGWQEKYPEVEVRRTLVQDRPRHALLAESDRSQLVVVGSRGRGGFAGMLLGSTSQALLHHASCPVLVVRPEPKR; from the coding sequence ATGACAACACGCAACAGCACCACCGTGGTCGTGGGCGTCGACGGTTCCCCCGGCGCCGACGAGGCGGTCCACTGGGCCGCGCGGCTCGTGTCAGGTCGGGCCCTCGAGCTGGAAATCGTGCACTGCCTGCAGGTGGCGGCTCTCTACTACGGCGGTGCGTCGGCCGGCAGCGACGTGTTGTTCGACCAGCTCCGGCAAGAAGGTGACCGGATCGTCGCGAAGGCCCGGGAACAGGCGCTCTTCGTCGACGCGGCTCTCACCGTGCGCACAGAGGTGCTCACCGACGCCGCGCCCGCCAGTTTGATCGAGCGGTCGCGGCGCGTGCGGATGATCGTGGTCGGCCGGAGTGGGACCGGCGGGTTCGCCGGCATGCTCGTCGGTGCCACGGCCGCGACCGTCGCGAGCCACGCCTACTGCCCGGTGGCGGTGGTCCGCGGGCGGCACGGCGAGGGTCCGGTGCCTCTGGACGGCCCCGTCGTGGTCGGGGTTGACGGCACCCCGAACAGCGAAGCCGCCATCGGGGTCGCGTTCGAAGAAGCCGACTTCCGCAGTGTTCCGCTCGTGGCGGTGCACGCGTGGAACGACGTCACGTACGACTCGGCCGACAGCACCGCCCGGCTGATGCCGCAGCCGGAATCCCTGGAGCCGACCGAGGAACGCCTCCTGGCGCAGCGGCTCGCCGGCTGGCAGGAGAAGTACCCCGAGGTCGAGGTCCGCCGGACGCTCGTGCAGGACCGGCCGCGGCACGCCCTGCTTGCCGAGTCCGACCGGTCCCAGCTGGTGGTCGTCGGCAGCCGCGGGCGCGGCGGGTTCGCCGGGATGCTCCTCGGTTCGACGAGCCAGGCGCTGCTGCACCACGCGTCGTGTCCGGTGCTCGTGGTGCGGCCGGAGCCGAAGCGGTGA
- a CDS encoding universal stress protein, which translates to MSGRDERVVLAGIDGSDSALHAAEWAAAVAARRGAVLRLVQAYIVPPPGVSGMAVRAVRAGFRAQAESCLAEAEGAVLARWPSLKIQQTAVEGSAVGILLRECASAELVALGSRGLGGFTGLLLGSTAVSLAAHAPCPVVVVRGRKPDDPPPAGGPVLVGLDGSSDSTDALGYACEEAAARETTLVAIHTWSEITPDGSLRKRDFDPEADAAAERRLVNEQLAPWREKFPDLPVEMVVVRGRPVRTLLERGAEAQLIVVGSRGRGGFTGMLLGSTSKALLVHSACPVAVVRPGSRK; encoded by the coding sequence ATGTCCGGGCGTGACGAACGCGTGGTGCTGGCCGGGATCGATGGCTCCGATTCGGCGCTGCACGCCGCAGAGTGGGCCGCGGCGGTGGCCGCGCGCCGGGGCGCCGTGCTGCGCCTGGTGCAGGCCTACATCGTTCCTCCACCAGGGGTGTCGGGGATGGCAGTTCGCGCCGTCAGGGCCGGGTTCCGGGCCCAGGCCGAGTCCTGCCTCGCCGAGGCCGAAGGCGCCGTGCTCGCACGCTGGCCTTCGCTGAAGATCCAGCAGACCGCCGTCGAGGGCAGCGCGGTGGGCATCTTGCTGCGGGAGTGCGCGAGTGCCGAACTGGTGGCGTTGGGTTCCCGCGGTCTCGGCGGGTTCACCGGGCTGCTCCTCGGCTCTACAGCGGTCTCGCTCGCCGCCCACGCGCCTTGCCCCGTCGTCGTGGTTCGTGGCCGGAAGCCGGACGACCCGCCGCCGGCGGGTGGTCCCGTTCTGGTGGGGCTCGACGGCTCTTCCGACAGCACCGATGCGCTCGGCTATGCCTGCGAAGAAGCCGCCGCACGGGAAACCACTCTCGTGGCGATCCACACCTGGAGCGAGATCACTCCGGACGGGTCGCTGCGGAAACGGGACTTCGACCCGGAGGCCGATGCCGCCGCCGAGCGCCGGCTGGTGAACGAGCAGTTGGCTCCGTGGCGCGAGAAGTTCCCTGATCTGCCGGTTGAGATGGTGGTCGTGCGCGGCAGGCCGGTCCGGACGCTGCTGGAACGCGGCGCCGAGGCCCAGCTGATCGTCGTCGGAAGCCGCGGGCGCGGCGGATTCACCGGGATGCTGCTCGGCTCCACGAGTAAGGCACTGCTGGTGCACTCCGCGTGCCCGGTCGCGGTGGTCCGGCCGGGAAGCAGGAAATGA
- a CDS encoding BON domain-containing protein, producing the protein MGLDIEVSDIAVGMLVARLRSVPVVDGGGLVGIVSRCDLLRRLVSHDDAIASKVRSLFSDYTGHRDLWSVSVTGGLVTVSGTFADEAEWRLVIALAKTVDGVTGVELSGPAAVAGADLEEE; encoded by the coding sequence GTGGGCCTCGACATCGAGGTCAGCGACATCGCCGTCGGGATGCTCGTCGCCCGGCTCCGCAGTGTCCCGGTAGTGGACGGCGGGGGGCTCGTGGGCATTGTGAGCCGGTGCGACCTGCTCCGCCGGCTCGTGAGCCACGACGACGCCATCGCATCGAAGGTACGCAGCCTGTTCAGCGACTACACCGGACACCGAGACCTTTGGTCGGTGTCCGTCACGGGCGGGCTGGTGACTGTCTCCGGGACTTTCGCCGACGAAGCCGAATGGCGACTCGTCATCGCGCTCGCGAAGACAGTCGACGGAGTGACGGGGGTGGAACTGTCGGGACCGGCGGCGGTCGCCGGCGCAGATCTCGAGGAGGAGTGA
- a CDS encoding universal stress protein: MIGRVARPPVVAGVDESEVALAAVRWAAEEAARRGCALQLFHAGLFETADLTARQRSPEVPLLLERAHRWMRRAAQVAEETAPGVRTEYLVRLGLAADLLIEHSAEASLVVVGSHGVGGLRGVAIGSVALRVAAGAHCPVVVVRGRVNPDGPVVAGVNEDDCALQFAFEAALSRGVPVIAAHAWHEGLLDEQEIVEAESQTEEEELRRLVGTLARKYPEVQVRSRLVRDRSAARALMGFDDAQLIVIGTRGRGPVSGGLFGSTGNRLLAQAACPVAVVH, translated from the coding sequence GTGATCGGAAGGGTAGCCCGCCCACCAGTGGTGGCGGGAGTCGACGAATCGGAGGTGGCGCTGGCCGCCGTCCGGTGGGCGGCGGAGGAAGCCGCGCGTCGCGGTTGCGCGCTGCAGCTGTTTCACGCCGGGCTGTTCGAGACGGCGGACCTCACCGCACGGCAACGGTCGCCGGAAGTCCCCCTGCTACTCGAGCGGGCCCACCGCTGGATGCGGCGGGCCGCGCAGGTCGCGGAAGAGACGGCGCCGGGCGTTAGGACGGAGTACTTGGTGCGCCTCGGCCTCGCCGCCGACCTGCTGATCGAGCACTCGGCGGAAGCCTCGCTCGTCGTCGTCGGCTCGCACGGCGTTGGCGGGTTGCGCGGCGTCGCCATCGGTTCGGTCGCGCTCCGGGTGGCCGCCGGCGCTCACTGTCCGGTGGTAGTGGTGCGCGGGCGGGTGAATCCGGACGGCCCGGTGGTCGCCGGCGTCAACGAGGACGACTGCGCGCTCCAGTTCGCCTTCGAGGCCGCTCTGAGCCGGGGCGTGCCGGTGATCGCCGCGCACGCGTGGCACGAGGGCCTTCTGGATGAACAGGAGATCGTCGAAGCGGAGTCGCAGACCGAAGAAGAGGAGCTTCGCCGGCTGGTCGGCACCTTGGCGCGAAAGTACCCCGAGGTGCAGGTGCGGAGCCGATTGGTCCGCGACCGCTCTGCCGCGCGGGCACTCATGGGGTTCGACGATGCACAGCTGATCGTCATCGGCACTCGTGGCCGGGGCCCCGTATCCGGCGGGCTCTTCGGCTCTACCGGCAACCGGCTGCTCGCGCAAGCGGCGTGTCCAGTCGCGGTCGTCCACTGA